One part of the Pecten maximus chromosome 9, xPecMax1.1, whole genome shotgun sequence genome encodes these proteins:
- the LOC117334796 gene encoding 15-hydroxyprostaglandin dehydrogenase [NAD(+)]-like has protein sequence MKLQGKVAVVTGGAQGLGRGFAEGLLRKGAKVCICDINPATGNATLDIWNKQFGKDSSMFLRCDVTDHDQFEGVMKKVIEKFGGVDILVNNAGVNGEEPEKWRKTIHINMIGVIEGTMLAATYMDKTAGGRGGLVVNIASTAGLTPIFYAPVYSGSKYGVVGYTRSMAAGPRVLDTGLSYAVLCPAFTDTNLFNASQMAQSENKVENFNQVAKIVTNTGIQTVADVVNGFLQLVEADSNNGVVMAVSKQKGIQYINRQRRKPQENKL, from the exons ATGAAACTACAGGGGAAAGTTGCTGTCGTGACGGGAGGTGCCCAAGGATTAGGGCGGGGATTTGCGGAGGGCCTACTTAGGAAAGGTGCAAAG GTTTGTATCTGTGATATCAATCCAGCTACTGGAAATGCTACTCTCGACATCTGGAACAAACAGTTCGGGAAGGACAGCAGCATGTTTCTGAGATGTGATGTTACCGACCATGATCAATTTGAAG GTGTGATGAAGAAAGTGATAGAAAAGTTCGGTGGAGTTGACATTCTTGTGAACAATGCTGGAGTCAATGGAGAGGAACCTGAGAAATGGAGAAAGACAATTCACATCAACATG ATTGGTGTGATAGAGGGGACAATGCTGGCAGCGACTTATATGGACAAGACCGCTGGGGGACGCGGAGGACTCGTGGTAAACATAGCGTCAACTGCAG GCCTTACACCAATTTTCTATGCCCCGGTCTACTCTGGATCCAAGTATGGTGTTGTGGGTTATACTAGAAGTATGGCA gCAGGCCCAAGAGTGTTAGATACAGGACTAAGTTATGCAGTACTTTGTCCAGCATTCACAGACACAAACCTGTTTAATGCGAGTCAAATGGCTCAATCAGAGAATAAGGTTGAAAACTTTAATCAAGTCGCCAAAATTGTCACGAACACAGGAATACAAAC GGTAGCTGATGTTGTGAATGGCTTTCTTCAGTTAGTTGAGGCTGATAGTAACAACGGTGTGGTTATGGCTGTATCTAAACAAAAGGGAATCCAGTATATAAACAGACAACGACGGAAGCCTCAGGAAAACAAGCTGTGA